Proteins encoded together in one Maribacter dokdonensis DSW-8 window:
- a CDS encoding putative signal transducing protein: protein MDTDYIKVFGGNKIEAQRIKLTLQDNNIKAVIKDETESARLAGFGSPLPELIEVFVHKDEEEKSLALITTLNKKA from the coding sequence ATGGACACAGACTATATAAAAGTATTTGGCGGTAATAAAATAGAAGCTCAACGTATAAAACTAACTTTACAAGACAACAATATCAAGGCCGTAATCAAAGACGAAACCGAATCTGCTAGGTTAGCGGGTTTTGGCAGTCCTTTGCCCGAACTTATTGAGGTGTTTGTGCACAAAGATGAGGAAGAGAAATCGCTTGCTTTAATAACTACGCTCAATAAAAAAGCATAA
- a CDS encoding Gfo/Idh/MocA family protein — MSTNFNFKNILLVLTLIITTLVYAQEPPLKLGVAGLTHGHVGWILGRGQQPDMNMVGIVEPNQELAIKLSKEFGFSMDIVFSTMDEMINMVNPDAVAAFGNIKDHLKVVKACAPKGIHVMVEKPLATTYDDAKEIKRLADKYNIRVLTNYETSWYKTNVKAIDLYQQGEIGELRKVIIRDGHKGPKNIRVSSEFLEWLTDPNLNGGGALTDFGCYGANLMTWITKGKRPKSITAVTQQLQKENNPNVDDDATIILTYENEMAILEPSWNWPIGRKDMELYGTKGAIYSDNPTQLRIRLSKGYSDYTEETFLLGEREEPYNDPFAVFAAVINGTLQLEPYNVYSLENNMITMEILESAIKSAKSGKTILLN, encoded by the coding sequence ATGTCAACTAACTTTAATTTTAAAAATATACTTCTAGTTTTAACCTTGATTATAACGACCTTGGTCTACGCTCAAGAACCTCCGTTAAAATTAGGAGTAGCAGGACTAACCCATGGACACGTTGGATGGATTCTTGGCAGAGGCCAGCAACCGGATATGAACATGGTAGGAATTGTAGAACCCAACCAAGAACTGGCCATAAAACTTTCCAAAGAATTTGGTTTCTCTATGGATATCGTTTTCAGTACCATGGATGAAATGATTAACATGGTCAACCCTGATGCAGTTGCAGCTTTTGGCAACATTAAGGATCATTTAAAAGTAGTGAAAGCATGTGCCCCAAAAGGAATTCATGTTATGGTAGAAAAACCATTGGCAACTACCTATGATGATGCGAAGGAAATTAAAAGACTCGCAGACAAATATAATATTCGGGTATTGACCAATTATGAAACTTCATGGTACAAAACCAATGTCAAAGCTATTGACCTATACCAACAAGGAGAAATTGGTGAATTAAGGAAGGTAATTATTAGAGATGGACATAAGGGACCTAAAAACATTCGCGTCTCAAGTGAATTTTTAGAATGGTTAACGGACCCCAATTTAAACGGTGGCGGTGCTTTAACAGATTTTGGTTGCTATGGCGCCAATTTAATGACATGGATAACCAAGGGTAAAAGACCAAAAAGCATTACTGCCGTAACTCAGCAACTACAAAAAGAAAACAACCCGAATGTTGATGACGATGCAACTATTATATTAACTTATGAGAATGAAATGGCCATTTTAGAACCTTCTTGGAACTGGCCAATTGGCAGAAAAGATATGGAACTTTATGGCACTAAAGGTGCTATTTACTCTGACAATCCTACCCAATTAAGAATAAGACTTTCTAAGGGCTATAGCGATTATACCGAAGAAACATTTCTTCTGGGAGAGCGGGAAGAGCCCTACAATGACCCTTTCGCCGTTTTTGCTGCAGTTATTAATGGTACACTTCAATTAGAACCGTACAATGTATACTCTTTAGAAAACAATATGATAACTATGGAAATTCTTGAATCTGCCATCAAGAGTGCTAAAAGCGGAAAAACAATTCTTTTAAATTAA
- a CDS encoding sensor histidine kinase, which produces MSQLNTTSKNHKAKSRDITDEFGLITIISAIFTFLVFIYTLIFHSYIEQILALIVAVVFGIGFILNRLDYRQATRLYMTLLPPLVFMSLILLIGGYFGQGVAFATMGFLAFIGYRKNPRLRNIIIFFDVLAFILPTIYVTMYGPILGTIDVPFDEVFAFLASLGWLSLTFRMYDQNKTRAYTTDLENHIEALKESELNLKKAQDNLKYQNKKLEVLNNELKLKNTHIEEFTFIVTHDLRGPLNNINVIASELEKQHAISSYANFSSYLKHLQGSSTRLTNLVEGLLKYAEIGNSSGMESVNVTAILQSVLDDLSEKIKETKATIKFNELPTLVARPSDIRMLFQNLVHNALKFKSSAQEPIITITSEKRENDYLFSVADNGIGIPSEQSEKIFNAFHKLHNQSKFEGSGIGLYGSKKIVDHHLGKIWVTSEENIGSTFYFTISTNLLEQKPTHELIDNVN; this is translated from the coding sequence TTGTCACAGTTAAATACGACATCAAAAAATCATAAAGCTAAAAGCAGGGACATTACCGACGAATTTGGTTTAATTACCATCATATCCGCTATTTTTACTTTTTTGGTTTTTATATACACCTTAATTTTTCATTCGTATATAGAACAAATTCTCGCTCTTATTGTTGCAGTGGTATTTGGCATTGGTTTTATCTTAAATCGATTAGACTACCGACAAGCAACTAGGTTATACATGACATTATTACCTCCATTGGTTTTTATGTCGCTTATACTCCTAATTGGTGGCTATTTTGGACAAGGAGTCGCCTTTGCTACCATGGGTTTTCTAGCGTTTATCGGGTATCGTAAAAATCCTAGGTTAAGAAACATCATCATTTTTTTTGATGTACTTGCGTTTATACTGCCTACTATTTATGTTACTATGTATGGTCCAATACTTGGCACCATAGACGTTCCTTTTGATGAAGTGTTTGCATTTTTAGCAAGTTTAGGTTGGCTATCACTAACCTTTAGAATGTACGATCAAAATAAAACTAGGGCTTATACTACAGATTTGGAAAATCATATTGAAGCTTTAAAAGAAAGTGAACTCAACTTAAAAAAGGCACAAGACAACCTAAAGTACCAGAATAAAAAACTAGAGGTATTGAACAATGAATTAAAACTTAAAAATACCCATATAGAAGAATTTACCTTTATAGTTACCCATGACCTTAGAGGACCATTGAACAACATAAATGTTATTGCCAGCGAATTGGAAAAACAACACGCCATTTCTAGTTATGCTAATTTCAGTAGTTATCTTAAACATTTGCAGGGCAGTTCTACTAGACTTACAAACTTAGTAGAAGGTCTCTTAAAATATGCTGAAATTGGAAACTCAAGCGGTATGGAATCTGTAAACGTTACTGCAATATTGCAATCTGTTCTTGATGACCTTTCTGAAAAAATTAAAGAAACAAAGGCTACAATTAAATTTAATGAATTACCAACCCTTGTTGCCAGACCAAGCGACATTAGAATGTTATTTCAGAATTTAGTTCACAACGCTTTAAAATTTAAATCATCTGCTCAGGAGCCAATAATCACCATTACATCTGAGAAAAGAGAGAATGATTATTTATTCAGCGTTGCAGATAACGGTATAGGAATTCCAAGCGAACAGTCAGAAAAAATATTTAATGCCTTTCACAAATTACACAACCAATCTAAATTTGAAGGCTCAGGTATTGGGCTTTACGGGAGTAAGAAAATTGTAGATCATCATTTAGGTAAAATATGGGTGACTTCCGAAGAAAACATAGGCAGTACATTTTACTTTACCATAAGTACAAATTTATTGGAACAAAAGCCAACCCATGAATTAATTGATAATGTCAACTAA
- a CDS encoding pirin family protein, which produces MKTIFHKSDTRGHADHGWLNSYHSFSFGNYYNPERRNFGTLRVLNDDTVAAGRGFGAHPHKNMEIISIPLEGNLQHMDDMGNSTIIKAGDIQVMSAGTGVTHSEYNQSSVDEVKFLQIWVIPNQRNITPRYDQISTFEIATKNSLYQILSPNEDDQGVWIQQNAWFYLGKYDTGATDNYTVHLDGNGVYIFVIKGEVEIENQKLNSRDGLGIWDVNSLNITANSETEILLMEIPMQ; this is translated from the coding sequence ATGAAAACAATTTTTCACAAATCCGACACTAGAGGTCATGCCGATCACGGTTGGCTAAACTCTTATCATAGTTTTAGTTTCGGCAATTATTATAACCCAGAACGAAGGAATTTTGGAACCTTAAGAGTTTTAAATGACGATACGGTTGCAGCGGGGCGTGGTTTTGGGGCACACCCCCATAAAAACATGGAAATTATTTCCATACCATTAGAAGGTAACCTTCAACATATGGATGATATGGGCAATAGTACAATTATCAAAGCAGGAGATATTCAAGTAATGAGTGCCGGTACTGGAGTTACCCACAGTGAGTATAACCAAAGTTCAGTTGATGAGGTCAAGTTTTTGCAAATATGGGTTATTCCTAATCAACGAAATATAACTCCAAGATATGATCAAATTTCAACCTTTGAAATTGCAACCAAAAACAGTTTATATCAAATATTATCTCCTAACGAAGACGATCAAGGAGTTTGGATCCAACAAAATGCATGGTTTTATTTGGGAAAATATGACACCGGGGCTACAGACAATTATACAGTTCATTTGGATGGAAACGGAGTATATATTTTTGTTATCAAAGGTGAAGTCGAAATTGAAAACCAAAAGTTGAACTCCCGAGATGGTTTAGGTATCTGGGATGTAAATTCCCTGAATATAACTGCAAATAGCGAAACTGAAATATTGCTAATGGAAATACCAATGCAATAA
- a CDS encoding DUF58 domain-containing protein: MKKIFKNIFIQKRFFLVLSGVILCFLLSYIFENIAYIPKLLFYLFLALLITDAILLFLSKGQITAHRIVTDKLSNGDDNTIKIEVTNKYLFSAQITIIDELPFQFQNRDFNFNSLLKPGEQKLYSYAVRPVERGVYSFGNLNLFAISPIGLLAKKYTFDQDKEVPVYPSFLQLRKYDLMAFSNRLLEFGIKKIRRIGHTMEFEQIKDYIQGDDIRNINWKATAKRGQLMVNQFQDEKSQPIYSVIDKGRVMKMPFNSLSLLDYAINATLVISSIALKKNDKAGIFSFSNKIENRVVAERRSSQMNLILETLYNLKTNFVESDFSRLYIDVKRNLPQRSLLLLYTNFETLDALHRQLPYLQAIAKQHLLVVIFFENSELVSYAKCKPNNTLEVFEQAIAEKFIYEKQLVVNELKKYGIQTILTKPEDLTINTINKYLEIKAKGLL; the protein is encoded by the coding sequence GTGAAAAAGATTTTCAAAAATATATTTATTCAAAAAAGGTTCTTCTTGGTGTTATCAGGAGTTATCCTATGTTTTCTACTATCTTATATTTTTGAAAACATTGCATATATTCCAAAGCTTCTATTTTACCTTTTTTTAGCTTTACTTATTACCGATGCCATTTTACTTTTTCTGTCAAAAGGGCAAATTACAGCGCATAGAATTGTTACCGACAAACTTTCTAATGGTGATGACAATACGATTAAGATAGAAGTCACCAACAAGTATTTGTTTTCTGCTCAAATAACCATTATAGATGAACTTCCGTTTCAATTTCAAAATCGAGATTTTAATTTTAACAGCCTATTAAAACCGGGAGAGCAGAAACTATACTCCTATGCTGTAAGACCCGTAGAAAGGGGCGTTTATAGTTTTGGAAATTTAAATTTATTCGCCATTTCACCCATTGGACTTTTAGCTAAAAAATATACGTTTGACCAAGATAAAGAAGTACCTGTTTACCCTTCTTTTTTACAACTTCGCAAGTATGACCTAATGGCATTCAGCAACAGATTACTTGAATTTGGCATTAAAAAAATTAGACGAATCGGTCATACGATGGAGTTTGAACAGATCAAAGATTACATACAAGGTGATGATATAAGAAATATAAATTGGAAAGCCACTGCCAAAAGAGGGCAACTAATGGTCAACCAATTTCAAGATGAAAAGTCACAGCCGATTTATTCTGTTATTGATAAAGGCAGGGTTATGAAAATGCCTTTTAATTCACTCAGCTTACTAGATTACGCCATAAACGCTACCTTGGTCATCAGCAGCATTGCCCTCAAAAAAAATGACAAAGCAGGTATTTTCTCTTTTAGCAATAAAATAGAAAACAGAGTTGTTGCAGAGCGCAGAAGTTCACAAATGAACTTAATATTAGAAACACTTTACAACCTCAAGACCAACTTTGTTGAAAGTGATTTCAGTAGATTATATATTGATGTCAAAAGAAATTTACCACAAAGGAGTCTATTATTACTGTATACCAATTTTGAAACCCTTGATGCCCTGCATCGCCAACTTCCTTACTTGCAAGCTATTGCCAAACAACATTTACTGGTCGTTATTTTCTTTGAAAACTCAGAACTTGTATCGTATGCAAAATGTAAACCCAACAATACACTAGAAGTTTTTGAACAGGCAATTGCAGAGAAATTTATTTATGAAAAACAACTAGTGGTCAATGAACTAAAAAAGTATGGCATACAGACCATACTGACAAAGCCCGAAGACCTTACCATAAACACCATCAATAAATATTTAGAGATAAAAGCAAAAGGGTTATTATAA
- a CDS encoding AAA family ATPase yields the protein MEDNTQDEQQVEFNSRIDLTKLQDSVTKVKAELGKVIIGQQEMIELLIVSILANGHSLIEGVPGVAKTVTAKLLAKTMNVDFSRIQFTPDLMPSDILGTSIFNVKTSEFEFKKGPIFSNIILIDEINRAPAKTQAALFEAMAERQITIDGNEFDMQPPFLVFATQNPVEQEGTYRLPEAQLDRFLFKINVHYPTLEEEVQILENKHHQKNNNVESLIDAILSAEQIAVYQKVIKDIVVEDNLLKYIAAIVNNTRTNANLYLGASPRASIAILDASKAVAAINGRDFITPDDIKKVVSPILCHRIILTPEREMEGYTAEKMIKDLIQTIEIPR from the coding sequence ATGGAAGATAACACACAAGACGAACAACAGGTAGAATTTAATTCTCGAATAGATCTTACCAAGCTTCAAGATTCTGTTACCAAGGTAAAAGCCGAATTAGGAAAGGTTATAATCGGTCAACAAGAAATGATCGAACTTTTGATCGTTTCAATTTTAGCCAACGGTCATTCACTTATAGAAGGGGTTCCAGGTGTTGCCAAAACTGTAACCGCAAAACTACTTGCAAAAACTATGAACGTAGATTTTAGCAGAATACAGTTTACGCCAGATTTAATGCCTAGCGATATTCTTGGAACATCTATTTTCAATGTTAAAACATCTGAATTCGAATTTAAAAAGGGTCCTATTTTTTCAAATATTATATTGATCGACGAAATAAACAGAGCTCCGGCAAAAACACAGGCTGCACTTTTTGAAGCTATGGCAGAAAGACAAATAACCATAGATGGTAATGAATTTGACATGCAACCACCGTTTTTGGTTTTTGCTACCCAAAACCCTGTAGAGCAAGAAGGCACGTACAGATTACCCGAAGCCCAATTAGACCGTTTTCTTTTTAAAATCAATGTGCACTACCCAACTTTAGAAGAAGAAGTACAGATTTTAGAAAATAAACACCATCAAAAAAACAATAATGTAGAATCGCTTATAGATGCTATTCTTTCGGCTGAACAAATTGCCGTTTACCAAAAGGTCATCAAAGATATTGTCGTGGAAGATAATCTTCTAAAATATATTGCAGCAATCGTTAATAATACCAGAACAAACGCCAACCTTTATTTAGGCGCATCTCCAAGGGCATCTATTGCCATTTTAGATGCTTCTAAAGCCGTTGCCGCCATTAACGGAAGAGATTTTATTACACCAGATGATATAAAGAAAGTAGTAAGCCCTATACTATGCCATAGAATTATTCTGACTCCAGAACGTGAAATGGAGGGTTATACAGCTGAGAAAATGATCAAGGATTTAATTCAAACCATAGAAATCCCAAGATAA
- a CDS encoding DUF4350 domain-containing protein, which produces MGKRSKIILGLLVAVLIGIIVTEIVRPRPINWSPSYTLASKIPFGCYVLYNELASIFPHNDIETVEENIYDVLVDRDTSTAANYILINDFIYLDEQETNQLLKFVDEGNQVFIATSNLTGKLADTLNITIEQRYDIKEDSTKASFTNTYFNEEAFYFKRGVNPAYLTSIDTAKTEILGHIHVKSSTLLNKTPNEIKISPNFIKTSFGKGNFIINTLPIAYTNYYMLSDKIGYSSQSFAYLNNNTLIWDDYKKSGRKVITSPMRFVLNQSALKWSYYLTITGLLLFVIFKAKREQRIIPIIKPLENSSVEFAKTVGSLYHQKKDYTNLNHKKITYFLTHIRNRFYVNTTVLDEKLIAQLSAKAGKSIEETKDLIEFILSLKNKPIHSEQDAIVLAKKINTFKQSYGR; this is translated from the coding sequence TTGGGAAAACGTTCTAAAATAATACTTGGTCTTTTGGTTGCGGTGCTTATTGGTATCATTGTAACAGAAATAGTACGCCCAAGACCGATCAATTGGAGCCCGTCTTACACATTGGCATCTAAAATTCCGTTCGGTTGCTACGTGCTTTACAATGAGTTAGCATCTATTTTTCCACATAACGATATTGAAACTGTAGAAGAAAACATCTATGATGTGCTAGTAGATCGAGATACCTCAACTGCCGCCAATTACATTTTGATCAATGATTTTATTTATTTGGACGAACAGGAAACAAACCAACTACTAAAATTTGTAGACGAAGGCAATCAGGTATTCATAGCTACGAGCAACCTTACCGGTAAATTGGCAGACACATTAAATATCACCATTGAACAACGGTATGATATAAAAGAAGATTCAACTAAAGCATCATTTACCAATACATATTTTAATGAAGAGGCTTTCTATTTTAAAAGAGGTGTCAACCCTGCATATTTAACCAGTATTGATACCGCCAAAACAGAAATTTTAGGTCATATTCACGTGAAAAGTTCCACATTGTTAAATAAAACCCCCAATGAAATAAAAATAAGTCCCAACTTCATAAAAACTTCATTTGGCAAAGGAAATTTTATTATCAACACCCTGCCTATTGCTTATACCAACTATTATATGTTAAGTGATAAAATTGGTTACAGTAGTCAAAGTTTCGCTTATTTGAATAACAATACCCTAATATGGGACGATTATAAGAAATCTGGGCGTAAAGTAATTACCTCCCCAATGCGGTTCGTTTTAAATCAATCTGCTTTAAAATGGAGTTACTACCTAACAATTACTGGTTTATTGCTATTTGTTATTTTCAAGGCAAAAAGAGAGCAACGAATAATACCAATTATAAAACCATTAGAAAATTCTTCTGTAGAATTTGCTAAAACCGTGGGGTCATTATACCATCAAAAGAAAGACTACACCAACTTGAACCATAAAAAAATCACCTATTTTTTAACCCATATTAGAAATAGGTTTTATGTAAACACTACGGTTCTTGATGAAAAACTAATAGCACAATTAAGTGCTAAGGCAGGAAAATCGATAGAAGAAACCAAAGACCTCATCGAGTTCATTCTTAGTCTTAAAAACAAACCTATACATTCTGAACAAGACGCTATAGTACTTGCCAAGAAAATAAATACATTTAAACAATCTTATGGAAGATAA
- a CDS encoding DUF4129 domain-containing protein: MRLPFIYIFFLLMTFFSFAQHKTDSIVKTDTSSVLTLRNFEDDLTKKYSGDEFNYTFKTGESQNLFARFLNWVGQGLFDVFGITLSPEVLQLLEYLIYILLGILAIYLLVKFLINENFNAIFQKKAKTINDINLTEEHIEGVDIDNLLNEALANKDYRLAVRYQFLLSLQKLSKKDIIDWHFDKTNTDYVNEIQQPQLKQGFKRIAYLYDYIWYGEQDIDNDRYTISVLDFEAINKLIQ, encoded by the coding sequence TTGAGACTACCATTCATTTATATTTTCTTTTTGTTGATGACCTTTTTCTCATTTGCTCAACATAAAACAGATAGTATTGTTAAAACCGATACTTCATCAGTTTTAACATTGAGAAATTTTGAAGATGACCTGACAAAGAAATATTCAGGTGATGAATTCAATTATACCTTTAAAACCGGCGAATCTCAAAATTTATTTGCCCGATTTTTAAATTGGGTTGGGCAAGGGCTATTCGATGTGTTTGGCATTACCCTATCTCCAGAAGTATTACAACTTTTAGAATATCTCATTTATATCTTATTAGGAATTCTCGCCATTTACCTGCTCGTAAAATTCCTGATCAATGAAAATTTCAACGCAATCTTTCAAAAAAAGGCTAAAACGATCAACGATATTAACCTTACCGAAGAACACATTGAAGGTGTTGATATCGACAACTTATTGAATGAGGCCCTTGCAAACAAGGACTACAGATTAGCGGTACGTTACCAGTTTCTATTATCACTGCAAAAACTGTCTAAAAAAGATATTATAGATTGGCATTTTGATAAAACCAATACAGATTATGTTAACGAGATTCAACAACCACAGTTAAAACAAGGTTTTAAAAGAATAGCCTATCTATACGATTATATATGGTACGGAGAACAAGATATAGATAATGATAGATACACCATATCTGTCTTAGATTTTGAAGCAATCAACAAACTAATTCAATAG
- a CDS encoding stage II sporulation protein M → MREAAFVKQNKEKWIAFEKAINLGASTDPDELANGYIQLTNDLAYAQTYYAESKTLLYLNELASLAHQKIYKNKKESKNRILSFWITEFPLFFRQYHNTLGIAFLIFIIASAIGSLSAINDATFVRLILGDAYVNETLNNIANGDPAAIYKGGSEIGSFLGITINNIRVAFLAFAFGVITSIGTAYILFSNGVMLGAFITFFYTKGVFFEANKQIWLHGTIEISVIIIAGCAGLIMGNSILFPKTYARRVSFMKGAKDGLKVVVSTIPFFIIAGFIEGFITRYTNMPNWLAFIIIGASLFLIIFYYIAYPILLNTKHERQLHTAKG, encoded by the coding sequence ATGCGCGAAGCTGCTTTTGTAAAGCAAAATAAGGAAAAATGGATAGCTTTTGAAAAAGCTATTAACCTAGGTGCTTCTACCGACCCAGATGAACTTGCCAATGGCTATATTCAACTGACCAATGATTTGGCATACGCGCAAACGTATTACGCAGAAAGTAAGACTTTATTGTATTTAAACGAACTTGCTTCTCTTGCCCACCAGAAAATCTATAAGAACAAAAAGGAAAGTAAAAATCGAATTCTCAGTTTTTGGATTACAGAATTCCCTCTTTTTTTTAGACAGTACCATAACACCTTGGGCATTGCCTTTTTAATTTTTATTATCGCATCTGCCATTGGCTCTTTATCCGCTATTAACGATGCTACCTTTGTAAGGTTGATTTTAGGTGATGCCTATGTTAATGAAACACTTAACAACATAGCTAACGGTGATCCAGCAGCAATCTATAAAGGCGGTAGTGAAATTGGTTCTTTTTTGGGAATTACCATTAACAATATTAGAGTTGCCTTTTTAGCATTTGCCTTTGGGGTAATCACAAGTATAGGCACCGCATATATATTATTTTCAAATGGTGTAATGCTCGGGGCATTCATTACTTTTTTTTATACCAAAGGAGTTTTCTTTGAGGCCAATAAACAAATTTGGCTTCACGGTACCATAGAAATATCGGTTATTATTATTGCCGGCTGTGCAGGTCTAATAATGGGCAATAGCATACTTTTTCCGAAAACGTACGCTAGGCGCGTCTCTTTTATGAAGGGTGCCAAAGATGGACTTAAAGTTGTAGTCAGCACCATACCGTTTTTTATAATTGCCGGATTTATTGAAGGATTTATAACAAGGTATACCAATATGCCCAATTGGTTGGCATTCATAATTATTGGAGCATCATTATTTCTAATCATTTTTTATTACATAGCATATCCTATTTTACTAAATACCAAACATGAAAGACAATTACATACCGCTAAAGGTTAA
- a CDS encoding RDD family protein yields MNNLQINTTQNVNLNYTIVSIGERIVAFFIDAFILYLYFILVNLIGDAIGYIYSDGWTQRGLVALISLPAMFYTLLMHITFNGRTVGKMIMKMRVVKVDGSPVHWSNYLIRWMLRLVDIWIFLGSIGLLTILFSDKKQRLGDAAAGTVVISTKNRTKVSHTILEEVEDAYVPQIMNVTMLTDKDVRLIKETFGIAKKSNDFKTLKALREKVESILQTNSELYDIAYLDTVLKDYNYFTQKI; encoded by the coding sequence ATGAATAACCTTCAAATCAATACAACGCAAAATGTTAACCTTAATTATACTATTGTTAGTATTGGTGAAAGAATTGTAGCATTTTTTATAGATGCATTTATACTTTACCTCTATTTTATCTTGGTGAATTTAATTGGCGATGCTATAGGTTATATATATTCAGATGGATGGACGCAGAGAGGTTTAGTTGCTTTAATTTCTTTGCCGGCAATGTTTTATACACTTTTAATGCATATTACCTTTAATGGTAGAACCGTTGGTAAAATGATTATGAAAATGAGAGTGGTAAAGGTAGATGGTTCACCCGTTCATTGGAGTAATTATTTAATTAGATGGATGCTACGTTTGGTTGATATTTGGATTTTTCTTGGGTCTATAGGTTTGCTCACTATTTTATTCTCCGATAAAAAACAGCGTTTAGGTGATGCCGCGGCAGGTACGGTGGTCATTAGTACAAAGAATAGGACAAAGGTATCCCATACCATTTTAGAAGAGGTGGAAGATGCTTATGTGCCTCAAATCATGAATGTTACTATGTTGACCGATAAGGATGTTAGACTTATTAAAGAAACATTTGGGATAGCTAAAAAAAGTAATGATTTTAAGACGTTAAAAGCGCTTAGAGAGAAAGTTGAAAGTATCTTGCAGACCAATTCGGAATTGTACGATATTGCGTACTTGGATACCGTTCTAAAAGACTATAATTACTTTACGCAAAAGATCTAG
- a CDS encoding trimeric intracellular cation channel family protein yields MFYFIIDILGTIAFAISGVLVAMDKRLDVFGVLIIAFVTAVGGGTLRDLLIGIKPVGWLNAPVHLLIIVVTVLLAIIFVKQLKYVRKSLFLFDTIGIGLYTMVGIEKGLAADLLPVMCIALGTITACFGGVIRDILCNEIPVIFRKEIYATVCILGGLVYFVLIQFPVKDTIAYSLAILTIIIMRVLAVRFKISLLNIYRNQA; encoded by the coding sequence ATGTTTTATTTCATTATCGATATTTTAGGAACCATTGCTTTTGCAATATCTGGGGTATTGGTTGCTATGGATAAAAGGTTAGATGTATTTGGGGTTTTGATCATTGCATTTGTTACAGCTGTTGGGGGAGGCACCTTACGAGATCTACTTATAGGTATTAAACCTGTTGGCTGGCTTAATGCCCCAGTTCATTTATTGATTATTGTAGTAACCGTATTGTTGGCAATCATTTTTGTGAAGCAATTAAAATACGTAAGAAAATCACTTTTTTTGTTTGACACCATTGGCATTGGTTTGTATACCATGGTAGGTATAGAAAAAGGTTTGGCGGCAGATCTTTTACCGGTAATGTGTATTGCTTTAGGAACCATTACCGCCTGTTTTGGTGGCGTTATAAGAGATATATTGTGTAATGAGATTCCTGTAATATTTAGAAAGGAAATTTATGCCACCGTTTGTATATTAGGTGGGTTGGTGTATTTTGTATTGATACAGTTTCCTGTAAAAGATACCATTGCTTATTCTTTGGCTATCCTTACTATAATAATTATGCGGGTATTAGCAGTTCGCTTCAAAATTTCCCTGCTCAATATTTATAGAAATCAAGCTTAA